Sequence from the Pogoniulus pusillus isolate bPogPus1 chromosome 16, bPogPus1.pri, whole genome shotgun sequence genome:
GACTAACACCTGATGGAAATGCTTAGCACTGATTTTTCCCATGCCAGCCATTTTCACCACACTTAAAAAAGTGTGTGCCTCAAGCTTTGTTCCCAAAGAGTTGTATGCACCACCTGGGTCCTGCAGAAAACATCTGCTGAATCAATTGTAAGCAAAACTTAAATAGTCTTTACTCCAAGCTGTTGTCTTCAGGTCACCCTTGTCTCTCACTCCAGCTGCTTTGGCAATGGCACCTGGAAAAGGACAAAAACTATTAGGAGAAAatgtctcagtctttcttcccaAGCCAATTTAGTTTAGTATAACCTTTCAGAAACTGTAACAAGATCAAAAATACACCAGCTGGGTGATTCAAGTAGCTCTGGTTTGGAATTCTTTTGTCTGTAATTCCCCACTTGCCATTTGTGATGCTTAATGTCCTTTAAATCAATTTGCAATGAATCTCACCAAGGAGAGAGCAAAACATCTAGCTCAGCTCAAGCAGTAAAACCCCAGTTAGGAGAGGAAGCTTTGGATTCTGAGGCAGATATAGGAGTTACCAAGATTGCACAGGCAGTTGAGTATAAAACCCTAATGCCCAAAATATAAGTCCTTCAGGTCAGTGACAAAAGACtaccaccaaacaaaaaagaatcCCCATGTACCCTTTGAATGGGTTGTGATAGCAATTGCTACCTGGCCCATTTTGGATGGACCACGAACCCATTAGCCTAAATCCACAGCCCTCATTTATAAAAACCTCCCAAGGATTTGGGGAGGAATTGCTGGAGCTTGGTATTAATTTCTGGtacctggcagcagccaggtaTCTTAACCATTGCTACACAGTGAGGGCCATGcctggcagagcactggcatcATCACCCTCCATCTTCctgacaggaggcagcagatcCCACAGCAGTGTTGGAGCAACCTGACGTCACAAGCAGCATGTTGACATGTACAGATAAACTCTGACCTTTGTGAGAGCAGGTCCTGGCATCTTAGACATTGCACCAAAGTGCAAAACACAGACCGAGGTATAGAAAGGCCAGAAACACCCTAAAGAgatgccctggctgcagccaagtCAGACTCACCAGCAGAAATCCACAACCTCCAAATTTGATTTTGGGGCAAAATGGTCACATTAAAACTGGACCAGGGTCAGAGGTTGCTGCAGGACTTGCCCCTACCAAATTTCCACACAAACTGTTCTCTCTGGAATTACTAAAGGAATAGTTATTTCTGTGTAGGTATTAAAAGAAAGCAATAATATGCTCACTATATTAAAATGTCAATATTAAACAAAATAGCAATTATGAATTACTATGACTTGACCATTACTAATTGCAAAGGATTTTCTGCCCTCTTCCTCGAGCATTAGCAATACAAACAGATGCATCAACACCACCAGGTACTAATAGAGCAGCCTGCTTTTAGTATTTCTGGAACACTGGTAAAATGCAAAGGAATACAACAtttcaggaaaggaaaaggttaAATCTGGTGGCCAGCATTTTGAGAAGAAGCTCATGAATTTAGTACTCAAATAAGTGCATGACCAAAAAGCAGTTACTAGTGTTTAGGATCTCCCCTTCACACTTAAGATTTAAATTCCCAGAATCgccatggttggaaaagactttcaagaccttcAAGTCCAGCCATTTTCTAACTGTACCAGGGCTACTCCTACACCATACTCTTCAAAGgaaggcagccccagcccacaACTGTGCTGAAGATCCTGCTTGCTTCCCACAGTCATGGTTTGTAGATACTTCTTGCTTCCCACAGCCTTAACTTTGTGGGTTTGTGGCAATGCTGAAGGAGAGGGGTTATTCTCTGTCAGCCCAAGGGCCTGGGCACCTGTGgtgggggcaggcagaggcagaggagtaTAGCCAACTGGAAACCTAGTTCCCCTGTACAGTTCCCTTGGTGGCCTTGGGTGAGCTATTTTGCcagcagtttgggtttttttgccaccATTTTTACCAAATGGGCCAAGTGACAATGCTGCCTTGTGCAAAGTGAGAACTAAAGGAAAATATGACTACTGAAAGAAGAAATCTGGCTTCCGTGGTGGATGGAGGACAGTCTGACATGAAATACAGCTGTTGCTCTCCTGAAACAAACACCTTAAAAGGGCAGTTTTTCTGTCATAACTAATATGCTGATCCTGGTGTGCTAACACTgagtttctgtggttctatttgCCTCCTGAATGAACTTCTTTTCTTCTACCTGTATGGATGCAGACAGGGATGGGTGAGGTTGCAGCCCATTTCTCTCAAACGGTAGTGCTGCCAGGGCATACAACCATGTGTGTCCAGAAATGGCAGTGTGATGCCACACCTCAACTattgggctcagttttgggccccacactacaagaaggacattgaggtttgaagtgtgcccagagaagagcaacaaatcTTGTCAAagatctggagaacaagtctgcTGAGAACCAGCTGAGAGAACCAGGGTTGTTTAAtttggaggctgaggagaaaccaCTTTGTTCTGTACAAttccctaaaaggaggctgcagtgaggtggttgctgctcttttctccttagtatcaagtgatagaaggagaggaaatgccctgaaattgcaccaggggaggtttaggttggaaattaggaaaaatgtctatGCTGCAAGAGgcagcattggaacaggctgcccaaggagctgtgggagtcaccatccctggaggtgttcaagaagggtgtagacatggcacctgggaacATGGTTTATTGGTCATGGCAGTGTTGGGGTGACAGCTGGACTGGatcttagatgtcttttcccaccaaaacaatCCTATAATTTTCTGTGTATGGTGAGCACACAGAACATGCAGGTGCTTTTGCCAGTCCCAGTGAGTGGCTCCAGGGCATGCTGGGTGAATGTGATTCCCTCTCAGCTCCTTGCTAAGCACCTACCGGCTTCAGATAAGCGACATTACTCTGACGAATGTCATTGAGAAGCTGATCTCGGGGGGTTATTTCGACCAGGGGAGGTGGCCTTCTCTTGGGTATTGGTTTAAGTGTCTTGATGATGTCTTTGAGGTTGGTTTTCTCAGTGGGTTCCACATACTCTGGCACAGCGGGTTTACGCTGGATCTTCTTCAGCTTAACCACTTTGAAGTTGACAGGCTTCTCTCTGGATAGCTCCTCAGGAGCTGGCTGCCTTACACTCTCCTGCCTTTTTCTCAGAGATGCAGCTGTGGGGACAGGTGGCTTCAGGGCTCGAGGGGATTCGTGTATCCTTGGCTGGGGCAGTGGCCCCCCCAGCATTTCCCACATTCCAGGAGGCAACCCAAGTCCATTTTCCAGCATTGTTATCaactctctctgctctttcatttgctgctgcctttgctcctcttgcctcttctgcctctgcttgTCCAGGTTTCTGCTGAGCAGGTTGgtcaccaccatcctgggccCCGGTAGTTCGAAGTGATACCCCATTTTAAGGAGGGTGGCATTGGCTTTCATCAGCCTGGCAATCTCCATTTCTGCTTGGTGGCCCAGCATGCTCCGCTGATTGTGAAAGCGGAGCTCTGTCAGCGTCTCGTTGTATTGCAGGCATCTCATGATAGCaacaatccctctgccagagatGCAGTTGGAGTCGATGTTGAGTGTGGTGATGCTCCTATTCTCCCGCAGCATGTTGGCCAGTGCAAACGCCACATTGTCGTCGGCCCCTACATTGGCCAAGCTGAAGGTCTTGacattcttgttctttttcATGGCATTGACAAAATCTAACAGCATTTCTTTGGGGATGTTTTCTATGTTGTTCAGGTTGAGCTCTTTCACacatgggttgtttttttggacTTTCTCCAAATTCTCTTCTAAATTGGTTAGGTTTCCTGAGGGCCTGGCACTTAGCTTCATGAAGCTGGTATCCAGTGCCAATTTTTGGGGGATATTTAgttttgatatttttttttcatttggcttTTCTGTGGTTTCTGCCGATTCGGTGTCTGCTTGCTTATTTGTCTGATTGCTGTGACCATTCCTATTGGTGTGAGTATCCTTTATTTCTGATTTGTTCTTATCTTCTTCAATCTCTTCCTCATTTTCATCATCTTCCTCATctgcttcttctttcttttcctccttatcTTTCTCCTTATCAGTGCCATCTTTCTTTGTCTCTCCAGACTGTTGTCTTGAGTTGGCCAAGTGCTCATTTTTGTAatgtctctctttttcttctgtcacCCTTCCACCAGCTgccccaccactgccaccagcatttccttccacctcctctgcagCATTTCTCTGGGGAAGACAAAAACCTCACAGCTGAAATGATTGAACACAGCTATGCCAAATTAACTTTCTGCTCAAATAAACATGTAACAGCTGGATTTGGATATCTCTGCCCATGCATTACAGAATAATCTATTAAAGTGTTGACACCTGTAAGTCAGggctgtcctggcttgcctagGAACACAGGAAAAGTTGCTCTTAAagtggctgcaaagcagctttgcagctttgCCTATTAAATTAAATCCTGTATGTATTTAATACTAGGTTAAGATAGTCCTTGAACTGTTCTGGGGCTTGTCTCTAATCCAAAGTCTCTATGGATTTTGTGTAATTGTTATCATTTCCTTGAGAAGAGAGACAGTTTATTTCATATGCCATGAACCATTAGAGATCAGTGTTAACTGCTAGCTCAGCACAAACAGGAGCAAAGAGGACAGGTCATAACTGTGAAAGCATCCAGCGCTTGAGACAGCAAGGCTATCTGCTCTGGCACCTGGCAGAGGATCACAGCTGAGGAAGCACATCACTGAAGACAGAGCAAAATACCAGCTCATTTTTGAGTCCAGAGCTATCCGACCCTGACTGCAACCATTGCAAGGTAGCAGGGCTTCTACCATCAAAGAGTAGTTACAAACTTCTACCATCTCTAGAGACTCTCCTAATTGCAATTATTTTTTCAAACGCCTTCTTGTAATGGATCCTCCATCAGTGAGAAACACTAGAGAAGATCAAGATATTTTCCTAAAAGACATGCACTAGTTCAGGCAAGACAGACATGGCTTTTGCATCTAAAAAAGTTGGACAAAATGGTCACAAAGATACTTCTGCTCCTAAGGCTACGGTTTTTATTTGTTGTGATAGTGGAGGAGTTTAGTACAGGTATCACTTGACCAGTTGTGAGTGCAGCAGGAAGCTCTACACTCAAATTCCAGATTTAACCtcagaagtgtttaaaaaaaaaaaaaaaagaaggaagtttGAGGGTAAcagtgctgcagaagggaaaaaaccatGGATTTCTGCCCCTCTCCAAGGGGGGCAGAAACCTGCCCTGGAAAGTCCATGATGTATGTGCTGTTGTGCATTAGCAAAAGCAtgagtgtttaagaaaagataAACTAATATCAGTTGCTTCACCTTTAAAAGAAATGAATACCAGTTACTTCAGTAACTTCACCAGTCACTTCAACTTAAGTTAAAACACATGGATGTGTTTATCTGGCATAGCTTCCATTTGATTAGCTCATTTTTACGTGTGGCACTCATCCTGAAAAATATCTGAGTGTGGACTTTAGCTTTATTTCAAAGTCAGAGAGATAGTAGAATATTTATGttctatattaaaaaaaaaaggttagacTAGTTCCTAATACTTGGTCATTAGTGAATGTTTCACATCATTAAAATACAGGGTCTGGGGAGTTGTCCAGTATGAAATTAAATTCTGTTAGTTAATTAGTTTAACAAATATGATCAATGTAGTCTCCTATGGAAAATTAATATAGTCTTGTTACATCCACCAAGTCAAACAAATTTGAGTCACATTCTCTAAACTGATTTTATAACAATTTCTCATTGATTCGCTTTATTGAAACACAGTTAGGGTTTTCTTATATTGAAAAGCTTAAGTAAATATTTAagaaaagcaataaaaaaaaattactaacCCTGATGTCAGTCCAAGCTGGATCCTGACATTGTTGAGGCTTTTGGGATGAATTTTAATTTGTTTGTGCCATACCTTACATAAGGAATGGCAGCAGAGGCAAGTTAAGATACTAAAACTATAAAGTAGATCCCAcagcaaatacaaaataaatATTTGTGATTTTTTTGCTCATTACCTCAGAGGGCAAGAGGGTGACAGGGACTCTCTCATCCTCGACCATGCGTCTGGATGCCTTCTGCCAGTACAGGTAGTCAACAAGGGACCTGTGGTCAAAGCTCCCTGTGGGAAGTTTCTCTGTCTGATCCCTCTGTATCAACCCAGTTGGGACTTCAGGGTCTGGGGCCATGACTTCCATCTCAGACTgcagctcctttagctcctcAGGAGACAGGTTGGCCAGGATTTCATCTTCATCGATGTCCTCAGAACACACTTCATCAGAGTTCTGGCTGCATTCAGACATGTTTGTTCTCTTCCTCTATTACTTTTTAAACCTAAAGAGAAATACAAATTTTAAAGGATTTTCCCCCTCTCACTAGCAGTAGTTCATTCTGTTAAGTCAACAACTTCATGTTTTGGTCATGAACTGTGGCAGCTCTTGGTCTTCCCGTGGGAGAGAGACGGTGCAGCTAAGTCTATATTAAGCTGCACTTGGCTGGATAGAAAGAATTTATGGCGATGCTGCCATGCTCCACTTTCAGCAACCTGTCAGCTGTGCAATCCCTTCTGACATTTCAGTGCAGCTGGTGTGGCCCCCATTGAGTGAGACAGGAGACAACCATTTTCTAGAGGTTTTTGGGACACTATTCCTTCTAATGCCTCAGTCTGTGCTATGACCACCATAGGTAGGTGAAGGGACATTCTTTGTACCTGCAAGATGTGTGGGTGGCATTCTGTACTGTGGGAAGTATATGCAGGTCTCTTTATTTGCAGTGTCTCAGATATCTCAAAAGTGCTGGGACCTGCAGGATCTCCACCATCTTTAACCAAGTGGAAACCCTGAGTACTGCAGGTGGTTTTGGTGTGAGAGCAGCCATCACACAACTGAGATGCTCTGCCAAACATCAGATCCTGGTTAAAGTAAAATCCTCCAGAATgcaaaaaaaggcaagagagCAGTTGGTATTACACAcaccatgtgtgtgtgtgggcaggGGCCAGTGTGGGGATGTGCACTAATCTGAGTGGTCCCTTGAGTGGGACCGTAGGAAGCATTTCTCCAGAGCATTTCCCACAGCACATCCATGCCCTGTTTCTTCACCAGCCTATTTCTGTCACAAATGTTATTTGTACTGTCAACAGATCTTGGCTAATGTTTCATCCTCTTTCTATTTTTTGtcattttttaaatttatttacaGAAATAGCAAGCAACCACAAAGATTTACTTTGCTAGTATTCATAGACCTGATGGTGcactttcctgcaagagtgctcaggcatcggaacaggctgcccagggaggtcatagtggcactgtccctggaggcattaaaAAATGTGAGCATAGTTTAATTGCcatggtggttggactcaatgatctcagaggttttttttccacctttatttgaaatccttttctttttcagcaagTGTCCATTCCAGCTAAGAAGCATCTTCCTTTTCTGTTCAGAAAATTTTGCAGGCTGATACAGGCAAACCAGAAAGCCTTATCTCCATCATCACTGTGCTCATggctgcttcatagaatcatagaatcaaccaagttggaagagacctccaagctcatccagtccaacctatcacccagccctatccaatcaactagaccatagcactaagtgccctatccagactgttcttgaacacctcgagggatggcagctccaccacctccctgggcagcccagtccaatgccaatcactctctctgccaacaacttcctcctaacatccagcctatgtctCTCCTCTGGCAccacttgagattgtgtccccttgttctgttgctggctacctgggagaagagactgacccccatctggctacaacttcccttcaggtagttgtaggcagcaatgaggtcacccctgagccttaaAGGCAGAGTAGCATGGGTGGGTAATTTTTGCTCTCCAGTGCGATTTCAGCACAATGCAATTTGGGCGATGAGGAAGATTTCCTCTAATAATTTAAAATATTCTTTGCAAGAGGAATCAAATCAGATCTCACCTTGCAGCTGTGAACATTTCTTTCCCAAGAAAGAAACCACAGGTGAGAAGCTGTGAAACCAAACCTCACCAATTTTGAAGCTGTATTTCTTGTTGCAGTTtcagcaaagctctgctggaGTCTGCCAGCAGCAAAATCATCCTTGCATGAGGATGGCTTCtctttgctgtgttttgtaACAAGAAACACAGTGCTCAAAGTCCTATTAACCTCTATTGAAAAGCCATTATCCACAAGTCCTCATTTAATTAATGCTGTTACCCCATGGGGAAGAGGGCAAAAATGTAAGAACACTCTACATGGTAAAGGAAAAAATGACAAGTCCCAAGTGAAGAATGTAATGGTTTAATCTGCCCCTTGGGTATTTCAGGGAACATCCTTATTTTATATTATGCAGTAGCAAACACAACAGCAGACCCACACATCAATCTATCTGATCTAGCAGTTTTAACCCCCAGCAATTGCTGTCCATAATGGAGTCCATAAATGGTTTCCTGATGTTATCAAATAAATCAATGCTCTTGGGAGCTGGTATGTTATTCTCCCAAACCACGCTGTTTGGGTCACAGAAGCTGTCTGTTCAGTGGTTACTTGTCACTTGCTAATTTCTTGACTATAAATAAAGCCACTGGGTAGCATTTCCATGATCTTCATCCAGGCCATCTTGGGCCATGGCCTTGCAAGATCTGCTAAGCTGAGTAGGGTCAAATGCATGAAGTTCTCTCAAGAGGGAAAAGATTGATACTGAGAAGACTATCAGGTATTTAAAAAGCATTTTTTCTTATAAGTAGAGACATAGCACTTATCGATGTCACAATTAGAAAACACTATACTTGTGGAACCAATGCCTTCTCCATTAGACACAAAGCAAAGGGTTGCCCAGTGACACCTCTCCTGGTGACAGGGGTGCTAATCCTACAGATTTCCAAGGTGGGTGTCACATTTTGCCTACATTAGGTTTCCTCCATAAATTACCTTGAGTTCAAGATTCACTTCCAACACATTGCTTGGTGTTTTGGTGTTTGGAAACAGCACATTAAGGCAACAAGTGAcagcctgcaggctggggacacatTCTTGGCCAAATCTATAAGTCTTTTCATATGCAAAACTCCCATCTTCCCAATAATATTTGTGAGTATTCCACTCAGAGCTTTCCAAAACTTATTCCTCAACCTTCATTAAGACAGGAAAGCCACTTCCATTGGTAGCACCTGCTATTTTCACACCAGGTTGACACTTGCTCAGGAATCCCTGGACTAATAAGCTGCTGTGTGAGGTGTTCTATTACTAaacagctgagagctgtgccagcagctatGCTCAAAGCATAAGCAGAAGACAAGAGGAACCTGCAGTAACCACAAAGAGGTTTCTATGCGTAGCAACTCTAAATTATGCTAAGTATATATCTAACAAGTGTTGCATGAGAGCAGTTCAGGTCTGTCCTTGGGAATGACCAATTTATACTTACTGTTCACTGTTGCTAAGGATGGTTCTCACATGTGGAGGATCTCTTCCATGAAGGCCAGCAGGCTGGCATGCAGGATTGTTTTcacattatttatttttctcattCGTGTATTTTCTTCAAAACTTCCaacctatc
This genomic interval carries:
- the LMOD3 gene encoding leiomodin-3, with product MSECSQNSDEVCSEDIDEDEILANLSPEELKELQSEMEVMAPDPEVPTGLIQRDQTEKLPTGSFDHRSLVDYLYWQKASRRMVEDERVPVTLLPSERNAAEEVEGNAGGSGGAAGGRVTEEKERHYKNEHLANSRQQSGETKKDGTDKEKDKEEKKEEADEEDDENEEEIEEDKNKSEIKDTHTNRNGHSNQTNKQADTESAETTEKPNEKKISKLNIPQKLALDTSFMKLSARPSGNLTNLEENLEKVQKNNPCVKELNLNNIENIPKEMLLDFVNAMKKNKNVKTFSLANVGADDNVAFALANMLRENRSITTLNIDSNCISGRGIVAIMRCLQYNETLTELRFHNQRSMLGHQAEMEIARLMKANATLLKMGYHFELPGPRMVVTNLLSRNLDKQRQKRQEEQRQQQMKEQRELITMLENGLGLPPGMWEMLGGPLPQPRIHESPRALKPPVPTAASLRKRQESVRQPAPEELSREKPVNFKVVKLKKIQRKPAVPEYVEPTEKTNLKDIIKTLKPIPKRRPPPLVEITPRDQLLNDIRQSNVAYLKPVPLPKQLE